The following are encoded together in the Iodobacter fluviatilis genome:
- a CDS encoding LysR family transcriptional regulator has protein sequence MKRLAFNSQDAALLRSFVGMVRSGSINRAAILQGKTQPALSQQIQRLEQQLGQSLLLRSPRGIRLSPAGEALLPYAERILSLTDQLSLKPVLPSEQQRSIGLVEAFVSGHPRLRLRVDVADKQTLFAAFERKELDVLVSMPLAVAVTPDQALSLPLNWFLS, from the coding sequence ATGAAGCGGTTGGCATTTAATTCGCAGGATGCCGCCTTGCTACGTTCTTTTGTCGGTATGGTGCGTAGCGGCAGCATCAATCGGGCGGCTATTTTGCAAGGCAAAACACAGCCTGCGCTCAGCCAGCAAATTCAGCGCTTAGAGCAGCAATTAGGCCAATCTTTATTGCTGCGCTCGCCTAGAGGCATACGTTTAAGCCCCGCTGGTGAGGCCCTCTTGCCCTATGCCGAGCGTATTTTAAGTTTAACGGATCAGCTTAGCCTCAAGCCTGTATTGCCAAGCGAGCAGCAACGCAGTATTGGTTTGGTAGAAGCTTTTGTCAGCGGCCACCCCCGTTTGCGGCTGCGGGTGGATGTGGCCGATAAACAAACACTGTTTGCTGCTTTTGAGCGCAAAGAGCTGGATGTGTTGGTGAGTATGCCGCTTGCCGTAGCCGTAACGCCTGATCAGGCGCTAAGCCTGCCCCTGAACTGGTTTCTCAGCTAA
- a CDS encoding cation acetate symporter produces MMHKLHKQLGCGALMALASLSTWAAGTIDGPVAKQALNWHAIIMFFLFVAFTLGVTYWAARKTRSAKDFYSAGGGITGFQNGLAIAGDYMSAASFLGISALVFDTGYDGLIYSLGFLVGWPVITFLVAERLRNLGKYTFADVASYRLQQGPVRTFAATGTLVVVALYLIAQMVGAGKLIQLLFGMNYNTAVIMVGILMVIYVIFGGMLATTWVQIIKAVLLLSGASFMAFMVLKHVNFSVEGMFAQAVHVKQAGAQLLAIKASAASDVAAQAVANHSPDAATLVEKASDAAKAAVKAAKNIMEPGGLVSNPIDAISLGLALMFGTAGLPHILMRFFTVKDAQAARKSVFVATGFIGYFYILTFIIGFGAIMLVATDPSYKDAAGKLLGGSNMAAIHLSHAIGGDLFLGFISAVAFATILAVVSGLTLSGASAVSHDLYASVWRKGRVDEATEIRVSKYATVALGVVAILLGIMFEKQNIAFMVGLAFSIAASANFPVLFLSMFWKGLTTRGAVIGGYSGLICAVVLIILGPAVWVDTLGNAKGSELFPYKNPAIFSMTLAFLMTWIFSITDKSAQADSERAAFLPQFIRSMTGVGAEGASKH; encoded by the coding sequence ATGATGCATAAATTGCACAAGCAGCTAGGCTGCGGCGCGCTGATGGCGCTTGCCAGCTTGTCGACATGGGCAGCGGGCACCATCGATGGCCCAGTCGCCAAACAAGCGTTGAACTGGCACGCCATCATTATGTTTTTTCTGTTCGTCGCCTTTACCCTTGGGGTAACTTACTGGGCGGCACGTAAAACCCGCTCAGCCAAAGATTTTTACTCTGCTGGCGGCGGCATTACCGGCTTTCAGAATGGCTTAGCCATTGCGGGCGACTATATGTCGGCTGCGTCCTTTCTTGGGATTTCCGCGCTAGTATTTGATACCGGCTACGACGGCCTGATTTACTCGCTAGGCTTCTTGGTAGGCTGGCCAGTGATTACCTTCTTGGTGGCAGAGCGTCTGCGTAACCTTGGTAAATACACTTTTGCCGATGTGGCCTCTTACCGCCTGCAACAAGGCCCAGTGCGTACCTTTGCAGCAACCGGCACGCTGGTTGTGGTGGCGTTATATCTAATCGCACAAATGGTGGGTGCAGGTAAGCTGATCCAACTGCTATTTGGCATGAATTACAACACGGCCGTCATTATGGTCGGTATTTTGATGGTGATTTACGTGATTTTCGGTGGCATGTTGGCCACCACATGGGTGCAAATTATTAAAGCAGTCCTGCTCTTATCGGGTGCCAGCTTTATGGCCTTTATGGTGCTTAAACATGTGAACTTCAGTGTTGAAGGCATGTTTGCCCAAGCTGTACATGTTAAACAAGCAGGCGCTCAGCTCTTAGCCATTAAAGCCAGCGCCGCATCAGATGTCGCCGCACAAGCCGTAGCCAATCACTCGCCTGATGCCGCTACGCTGGTCGAAAAAGCATCAGATGCCGCCAAAGCCGCAGTGAAAGCCGCCAAAAACATTATGGAACCGGGTGGGCTGGTCTCTAATCCAATCGACGCTATTTCGCTTGGTCTAGCGCTGATGTTTGGTACGGCAGGCTTACCGCATATTCTAATGCGCTTCTTTACCGTAAAAGACGCTCAAGCGGCACGTAAATCGGTGTTTGTGGCCACGGGTTTTATTGGCTACTTCTACATCCTGACCTTCATTATCGGCTTTGGCGCGATCATGCTGGTTGCAACCGATCCATCGTATAAAGATGCGGCAGGCAAATTGCTGGGCGGCTCTAATATGGCGGCGATCCATCTTTCACATGCCATCGGTGGCGATCTATTCCTTGGTTTTATCTCAGCAGTTGCCTTTGCCACCATTCTGGCGGTGGTATCTGGGCTAACTTTATCCGGTGCATCGGCCGTTTCACACGATCTGTATGCCAGCGTTTGGCGTAAAGGCCGTGTGGACGAAGCCACAGAAATCCGCGTTTCTAAATACGCAACCGTGGCCTTAGGCGTAGTCGCCATCTTGCTAGGCATTATGTTCGAGAAGCAAAACATCGCGTTTATGGTGGGCTTGGCCTTCTCTATTGCTGCATCGGCCAACTTTCCAGTGCTGTTTTTATCGATGTTCTGGAAAGGCTTAACCACTCGCGGTGCCGTGATTGGTGGCTACTCAGGGCTGATCTGCGCGGTGGTGTTGATTATCCTCGGGCCAGCCGTTTGGGTAGATACACTAGGCAATGCCAAGGGCAGCGAATTATTCCCTTATAAAAACCCAGCGATTTTCTCAATGACTTTAGCGTTTCTGATGACGTGGATTTTCTCTATCACCGATAAGAGTGCTCAAGCGGATTCTGAGCGTGCCGCATTCCTGCCACAATTTATCCGCTCTATGACAGGGGTGGGTGCAGAAGGCGCATCAAAGCATTAA
- a CDS encoding DUF485 domain-containing protein: MNDLIIDRIQQNPKFAELVQKKSSLSWLLSSVMLVIYYGFILVIAFSPKTLGIPLSAGSVTTIGIPIGILVILSAFVLTGIYVRRATEFDQLTREIIEEAKQ, encoded by the coding sequence ATGAATGACCTTATCATCGACCGAATTCAGCAAAATCCAAAGTTTGCAGAATTGGTCCAAAAAAAATCCAGCCTCTCCTGGCTTTTATCATCAGTGATGCTAGTGATTTACTACGGCTTTATTCTGGTTATTGCATTTTCGCCCAAAACATTGGGGATCCCCCTTTCAGCAGGCAGCGTCACCACCATTGGCATTCCCATTGGCATCTTGGTGATTTTATCGGCCTTCGTGCTCACCGGCATTTATGTACGCCGTGCCACTGAGTTCGACCAGTTGACCCGTGAAATTATCGAGGAAGCAAAGCAATGA
- a CDS encoding LysR family transcriptional regulator → MEIYQIRTLVAVAQQGHLTQAAELLHLSQPAVTAQIKALEEEFGLPLFERFPGGVQLTEAGKLLLPDAENILALARAMQNRAKGLAGEPRGKVKIGTIGVPARLRLGSWLARLREKYPLISAQTTHGISVSVLNDVRKKILDGGFYLGRNPYQNVTTLQLTDIGFCVALPPALAGELANADWKALGKTAWLGLSQFTSLAEITSELWRSQNIAPTIVGEFDEEATLVELVKAGVGVAILAERTAKRFAADGSIALWRGGEIAVRVPLQFIYSADREHDPLIGMLRSSLKTEWDLG, encoded by the coding sequence ATGGAAATCTATCAGATACGCACTTTGGTGGCCGTTGCTCAGCAGGGGCACCTCACCCAAGCCGCAGAGCTGCTGCATTTATCGCAGCCAGCCGTTACTGCGCAAATTAAAGCCTTGGAAGAGGAGTTTGGCCTGCCGTTATTTGAGCGATTCCCTGGCGGTGTGCAGCTCACAGAGGCTGGAAAATTATTATTGCCCGATGCAGAAAATATTTTGGCTTTAGCTAGAGCGATGCAAAACCGCGCGAAAGGGCTGGCTGGTGAGCCCAGAGGCAAGGTAAAAATCGGCACCATTGGCGTGCCCGCAAGGCTGCGTTTGGGCTCTTGGCTGGCGCGTTTACGCGAGAAATATCCGTTGATTTCGGCACAAACCACACATGGTATTTCGGTGAGTGTGTTGAATGATGTGCGGAAAAAAATTCTCGATGGTGGTTTTTATTTGGGGCGCAATCCCTATCAAAACGTAACCACTTTACAGCTCACTGATATTGGCTTTTGTGTCGCCTTGCCGCCAGCCTTAGCGGGTGAATTGGCGAATGCAGATTGGAAAGCACTCGGTAAAACGGCGTGGCTTGGTTTGTCGCAATTTACTAGTCTTGCCGAAATCACTTCAGAGCTGTGGCGTAGCCAAAATATTGCGCCAACAATTGTTGGCGAATTTGATGAAGAAGCTACTTTGGTAGAGTTAGTAAAAGCAGGGGTGGGGGTGGCTATTCTGGCGGAGCGAACGGCAAAGCGCTTTGCTGCGGATGGCTCAATTGCATTGTGGCGGGGCGGGGAGATTGCAGTACGAGTACCGCTACAGTTTATTTATTCGGCAGATAGAGAGCATGATCCTTTGATTGGTATGCTGCGTAGCTCGCTGAAAACAGAGTGGGATTTGGGCTGA
- the rpmG gene encoding 50S ribosomal protein L33: MREKIKLESSAGTGHFYTTTKNKRTMPTKLEIKKYDPVVRKHVIYKETKLK; encoded by the coding sequence ATGCGTGAAAAAATCAAGCTGGAATCCAGCGCAGGTACTGGTCACTTTTACACAACGACCAAGAACAAGCGCACTATGCCTACTAAGCTAGAAATCAAGAAGTACGATCCCGTGGTTCGTAAACACGTGATCTACAAGGAAACCAAGCTGAAGTAA
- the rpmB gene encoding 50S ribosomal protein L28 gives MARVCEVTGKRPVTGNNVSHANNKTKRRFLPNLHSRRFWVESENRFVRLRVSNAALRTIDKLGIEVVLADLRARGEV, from the coding sequence ATGGCACGAGTATGTGAAGTCACCGGCAAGCGCCCAGTGACAGGGAACAATGTTTCCCACGCCAATAACAAAACTAAGCGTCGTTTTCTTCCTAATCTACACAGCCGTCGTTTCTGGGTAGAAAGCGAAAACCGCTTTGTTCGTCTGCGTGTATCTAACGCTGCACTCCGTACTATCGATAAACTAGGCATCGAAGTCGTCCTCGCGGATCTCCGCGCTCGTGGCGAAGTTTGA